In Candidatus Syntrophosphaera sp., a single genomic region encodes these proteins:
- a CDS encoding electron transport complex subunit E: MKFMAQLTKGIIKENPIFVIVLGLCPTLAVSTSVNNAIGMGAAATFVLVCSNLIISLIKNVTPAKIRIPVYIVVIASFVTIVDMMMAAYVPDLHRSLGLFIPLIVVNCIILGRAEAFASKNNVLNSLADGIGMGLGFTLALVVVATFREILGNGTWLNIRVMPNAYDPMLMAILAPGAFITLGFLMAAMNMLKEKK, translated from the coding sequence ATGAAATTCATGGCTCAACTCACCAAAGGCATCATCAAGGAAAACCCGATCTTCGTGATCGTTTTGGGATTGTGCCCCACCCTGGCCGTCTCGACCTCCGTGAACAACGCCATCGGCATGGGCGCCGCGGCCACCTTCGTGCTTGTCTGCTCCAACCTCATCATCTCCCTGATCAAGAACGTGACCCCGGCCAAGATCCGCATCCCGGTCTACATCGTGGTGATCGCCTCCTTCGTGACCATCGTGGACATGATGATGGCCGCCTACGTGCCGGACCTGCATAGATCGCTGGGCCTGTTCATCCCGCTGATCGTGGTGAACTGCATCATCCTGGGCCGGGCGGAGGCTTTTGCCAGCAAAAACAACGTGCTCAATTCCCTGGCCGACGGGATCGGCATGGGGCTGGGCTTCACCCTGGCGCTGGTGGTGGTTGCAACTTTCCGCGAGATCCTGGGCAACGGCACCTGGCTGAACATCAGGGTCATGCCCAATGCCTACGATCCGATGCTGATGGCCATTCTGGCGCCCGGCGCTTTCATCACGCTGGGCTTTCTGATGGCCGCCATGAACATGCTGAAGGAGAAGAAATAA
- the lpxD gene encoding UDP-3-O-(3-hydroxymyristoyl)glucosamine N-acyltransferase: MKKFAQALKPAEILAVCGGEYRGSEDLLLQSVADPAEADPASIIFWEQEKYLAVVQNSSAGLIFCTPEGASKLPGRNLILHPKPYFGLMRLVSWWLEKCSDKPQPGIHPSAVMDPSADVGEGVSLGANSVVGRNCRIGAGVCIGANCVLGDDVTIGAGTRLYPNVVVYPECEVGSDTIIHSGAVIGADGFGFILMDGMQHKIPQIGNVRIGNNVEIGANTAIDRGTLSTTLVGDGTKIDNHVQIGHNCRIGRHCILCAHVGLAGSTILGDYVYLAGQVGAAGHLTIGDRAMIGAQAGVTSDIPADGRYLGSPAVDANTFKRNFVAQKHLPEIYRNFIKQQKNHPDKD, from the coding sequence ATGAAGAAATTCGCTCAGGCCCTCAAACCCGCGGAGATATTGGCGGTTTGCGGAGGGGAGTATCGCGGCAGTGAAGACCTCCTGCTGCAAAGCGTTGCCGATCCCGCCGAGGCCGATCCGGCCAGCATCATCTTCTGGGAGCAGGAAAAATATCTGGCCGTGGTTCAGAACTCATCCGCGGGCTTGATATTCTGCACTCCGGAAGGAGCTTCAAAGCTGCCTGGCCGCAATCTGATCCTGCATCCCAAGCCCTATTTCGGGTTGATGCGTCTGGTCAGTTGGTGGCTGGAAAAGTGTTCAGACAAGCCCCAGCCGGGCATCCATCCCTCCGCGGTGATGGATCCCTCGGCAGATGTGGGAGAAGGTGTCAGCCTGGGGGCCAACTCCGTAGTCGGCAGGAATTGCCGGATCGGCGCTGGCGTCTGTATCGGCGCCAATTGCGTGCTTGGGGATGATGTCACCATCGGCGCGGGAACCAGGCTCTACCCCAATGTTGTCGTATACCCAGAATGCGAGGTCGGCAGTGATACCATCATCCATAGCGGTGCGGTGATCGGGGCGGACGGCTTTGGCTTCATCCTCATGGACGGGATGCAGCACAAGATCCCCCAGATCGGCAACGTGCGGATTGGCAACAACGTGGAGATCGGCGCCAACACAGCCATCGACCGCGGCACGCTCAGCACCACGCTGGTGGGAGACGGCACCAAGATCGACAACCATGTCCAGATCGGCCATAATTGCCGCATTGGCAGGCACTGCATCCTCTGCGCCCATGTTGGCCTGGCTGGAAGCACGATTTTGGGCGATTACGTTTATCTCGCCGGACAGGTGGGCGCGGCAGGACATCTGACCATCGGCGACAGGGCCATGATCGGAGCCCAGGCTGGCGTCACTTCAGACATCCCGGCGGACGGCCGTTACCTGGGATCTCCCGCCGTGGATGCCAACACCTTCAAACGCAACTTCGTCGCCCAGAAGCACCTGCCGGAGATATACAGGAATTTCATCAAACAGCAAAAAAACCACCCCGACAAGGACTGA
- a CDS encoding RnfABCDGE type electron transport complex subunit G, translating into MRYYLKLGLILLLFCAVATGILAYVNSITRPRIDQLKAKQEMEARQFLIPGAEFDRVAAYVADADSLVYFIARNPETNQIKGYTFTAAKAGYSSTVKTMAAVDNDFNVINIQIVEQAETPGLGANCTKPEFTGKFKGLAIDQVLVDKDGGGIASLTGATITSRAIASSLKEQILAVQKDVEAKLAEREVIR; encoded by the coding sequence ATGAGATACTACCTCAAACTCGGCCTCATCCTTTTGCTCTTTTGCGCCGTTGCAACCGGCATCCTGGCCTATGTGAATTCCATCACCAGGCCCAGGATCGACCAGCTCAAGGCGAAACAGGAAATGGAGGCCCGCCAGTTCTTGATCCCCGGCGCGGAATTCGACCGGGTGGCCGCTTACGTCGCCGACGCGGATTCCCTGGTCTATTTCATCGCCCGCAATCCGGAGACCAACCAGATCAAAGGCTATACCTTCACGGCCGCCAAAGCCGGCTACAGCAGCACGGTGAAGACCATGGCCGCCGTGGACAATGATTTTAACGTGATCAACATCCAGATCGTGGAACAAGCCGAAACCCCCGGGCTGGGCGCGAACTGCACCAAACCGGAATTCACCGGCAAATTCAAAGGCCTGGCAATTGACCAGGTCCTGGTGGACAAAGACGGCGGCGGGATCGCTTCCCTGACGGGCGCGACGATCACCTCGCGGGCCATCGCCAGTTCGCTTAAGGAACAGATCCTCGCTGTGCAAAAGGACGTCGAGGCCAAACTGGCAGAAAGGGAGGTTATACGATGA
- the gcvPA gene encoding aminomethyl-transferring glycine dehydrogenase subunit GcvPA: MPYISNTDAERREMLGRIGVSSFEELIASIPEKLRLKQPLALDEPLSELEITRLINERVSGNFCAQSANSFLGAGVYDHFIPAAVDTIVSRPEFFTAYTPYQAEVSQGTLQFIYEYQTMICELTGMEIANASMYDGASAIAEAILMAARKNKLLKAILPATLHPEYVKVISIYTEGIGVELLTCPAKDGVLDIAALRGMMDESVGSVVVQTPNFYGNIEPVQALDGIVHSNPKCLLIAAVDPISLAILTPPAVYGADIAVGEGQALGNSMYMGGPLFGFFATKLDMARMMPGRIVGGTLDKEGKRAYALTLQAREQHIRRAKATSNICSNQSLCTLAATVYLSLMGRECLVEAATQSAQKAHYLASELAKVPGCGLAYPSAPFFKEFVLKTKLPAERIISEMLDQSIYPGVDLQRFGHQNELLIAVTEKKTKARIDEFVAAMRELNHE; encoded by the coding sequence ATGCCCTACATATCCAATACCGACGCGGAACGGCGCGAGATGCTCGGCCGGATCGGAGTGAGCTCGTTTGAAGAGCTGATCGCCTCGATCCCGGAAAAACTGCGCCTGAAACAGCCTCTGGCCCTGGATGAGCCGTTATCGGAGCTGGAGATCACCAGATTGATCAATGAACGGGTCTCCGGAAACTTCTGCGCGCAAAGCGCCAATTCCTTCCTCGGGGCCGGCGTCTATGACCATTTCATCCCCGCCGCCGTGGACACGATCGTTTCCCGCCCGGAATTTTTCACGGCCTACACCCCCTATCAGGCCGAGGTGAGCCAGGGCACTTTGCAATTCATCTATGAGTACCAGACCATGATCTGCGAGCTCACCGGAATGGAGATCGCCAACGCCTCGATGTATGACGGGGCTTCGGCCATCGCGGAAGCGATCCTCATGGCGGCGCGCAAAAACAAGCTGCTGAAGGCGATCCTCCCCGCCACCCTGCATCCCGAATACGTCAAAGTGATCAGCATCTACACCGAGGGGATCGGCGTGGAACTGCTCACCTGCCCTGCCAAAGACGGAGTTCTGGATATCGCAGCCCTCAGGGGCATGATGGATGAGAGCGTCGGCAGCGTGGTGGTGCAAACCCCCAATTTTTATGGCAATATCGAGCCCGTTCAGGCTCTGGACGGCATCGTTCATTCCAACCCCAAATGCCTGCTGATCGCGGCCGTGGATCCCATTTCCCTGGCGATACTCACTCCACCTGCTGTTTACGGGGCTGATATAGCCGTGGGCGAAGGCCAGGCCCTGGGAAACAGCATGTACATGGGCGGGCCGCTGTTCGGCTTTTTCGCCACCAAGCTGGACATGGCGCGCATGATGCCGGGCCGGATCGTCGGCGGAACTTTGGACAAAGAAGGAAAGCGGGCCTACGCTCTCACCCTCCAGGCCAGGGAACAACATATCCGGCGGGCCAAGGCGACCTCGAACATCTGTTCCAACCAGTCCCTCTGCACTCTGGCCGCCACGGTCTATCTGAGCCTGATGGGACGCGAATGTTTGGTGGAAGCGGCCACCCAGAGCGCCCAGAAAGCGCATTACCTGGCCTCGGAACTGGCCAAGGTCCCCGGCTGCGGGCTGGCCTACCCCTCCGCACCCTTTTTCAAGGAATTTGTCCTTAAAACCAAGCTCCCGGCGGAGCGGATCATTTCCGAAATGCTGGATCAATCCATCTATCCCGGAGTGGACCTGCAGCGCTTCGGGCATCAGAATGAACTGCTGATCGCGGTCACGGAAAAGAAGACCAAGGCCAGGATCGATGAATTCGTAGCGGCAATGCGGGAGTTGAACCATGAGTAA
- the gcvPB gene encoding aminomethyl-transferring glycine dehydrogenase subunit GcvPB yields the protein MSKTIFEYSVKGRRGVTLPAREIDTPLESLIPAENLRQKKARLPEVSELDVMRHYIALSHKNHFIEKGLYPLGSCTMKYNPKLHESLIRHSGFNNLHPYQPEGTLQGSLEILYELQSALAEISGMSQVTLQPVAGAQGEFTGIKIVAAYHKAKGNQHKTRIIIPDSAHGTNPATCSLVGYEVVELKSDARGRCDIQHLKSLVDDRTAGFMLTNPNTLGLFEDQIEEIASIIHAVDGLIYMDGANLNAIMGIVQPGKIGFDVMHFNLHKTFTTPHGGGGPGSGPVGVVEKLVPYLPVPLVAKGGDGYFLDYAHAASSIGKVHSFYGNFAVNLRAYVYIKMLGPQGIRRVSENAVINANYLKALLKDYYHIQYPEHCMHEFVADGQWQKKEFGISTLDIAKRLLDKGFHAPTIYFPLIVPEALMVEPTETESKESLDSFADAMIGIARECRENPELLHEAPLTTPVRRVDDVRAVKVLDPLFPLPD from the coding sequence ATGAGTAAGACCATCTTTGAATACAGCGTCAAAGGCAGGCGGGGCGTGACCCTTCCGGCCCGCGAGATCGACACCCCCCTGGAAAGCCTCATCCCCGCGGAAAACCTCAGGCAGAAAAAAGCACGCCTGCCCGAAGTGAGCGAACTGGACGTCATGCGCCACTACATCGCGCTTTCCCACAAGAACCACTTCATCGAAAAGGGACTCTATCCCCTGGGCAGCTGCACCATGAAATACAATCCCAAGCTGCATGAATCCCTGATCCGCCATTCCGGCTTCAACAACCTCCATCCCTACCAGCCGGAAGGCACGCTGCAAGGGTCTTTGGAGATCCTTTACGAATTGCAGAGTGCTCTGGCGGAGATCTCCGGCATGAGCCAGGTGACGCTGCAGCCCGTGGCCGGCGCGCAGGGCGAATTTACTGGCATCAAGATCGTCGCCGCCTACCACAAGGCCAAAGGCAACCAGCACAAGACCAGGATCATCATCCCCGATTCAGCGCACGGCACCAATCCGGCCACCTGCTCCCTGGTCGGTTACGAGGTCGTGGAACTCAAATCCGACGCCCGCGGCCGCTGCGATATCCAGCACCTGAAAAGCCTGGTGGATGACCGCACCGCCGGATTCATGCTCACCAATCCCAACACCCTGGGCCTGTTCGAAGACCAGATCGAGGAGATCGCCTCCATCATCCACGCCGTGGACGGCCTCATCTACATGGACGGGGCGAACCTGAACGCCATCATGGGAATAGTCCAGCCCGGCAAGATCGGCTTCGACGTGATGCACTTCAATCTGCACAAGACCTTCACCACGCCTCATGGCGGCGGCGGGCCCGGCAGCGGGCCGGTCGGAGTGGTGGAAAAACTGGTCCCCTATCTGCCCGTGCCCCTCGTAGCCAAAGGCGGGGATGGCTATTTCCTGGATTACGCTCACGCAGCCAGCTCCATCGGCAAGGTGCACAGCTTCTACGGCAACTTCGCTGTCAACCTGCGCGCCTATGTCTACATCAAGATGCTGGGCCCGCAAGGGATCAGGCGCGTATCAGAAAACGCCGTGATCAATGCCAACTATCTGAAGGCCCTGCTCAAGGACTATTACCATATCCAATATCCGGAACATTGCATGCACGAGTTTGTGGCGGATGGCCAGTGGCAGAAAAAGGAATTTGGGATCAGCACCCTGGATATCGCCAAGCGGTTGCTGGACAAGGGCTTCCACGCGCCCACGATCTATTTTCCCCTGATCGTGCCGGAGGCGCTGATGGTGGAGCCCACCGAAACCGAAAGCAAAGAATCCCTGGATTCCTTTGCTGATGCCATGATCGGGATCGCGCGGGAATGCCGGGAAAATCCGGAACTGCTGCATGAAGCGCCGCTCACCACGCCGGTGCGCAGGGTGGATGACGTTCGCGCCGTAAAAGTGCTCGACCCCCTCTTTCCGCTCCCGGACTGA
- a CDS encoding RnfABCDGE type electron transport complex subunit B produces the protein MTFALISLPLAAGIVSQIGLPVIIVGAMGLVFGLILAFASKIFEVQVDPRVEQIIAALPGANCGGCAKAGCAGYADAIVHEGLEINLCAPGGAAAAAAIARIMGMEAGSAIPKIAVIHCSSGGYENTNRRYAYRGIESCKSAVNIAGGPNACAWGCVGYNDCLRACKFDAISIDASGMRVIDPEKCTGCGACVKACPRGLIDLVPVNRNVHINCSSQDKGPLAKQLCGSGHPCIGCGICSKKCPVQAITIENNLARIDYSVCINCGLCATVCPTGAILDLLCCARKKAGIIDELCIGCTICAKNCPVQAITGEVKQLHKIDRDKCVGCEICVQKCPKQAIRMVD, from the coding sequence ATGACTTTTGCTTTGATATCCCTTCCCCTCGCGGCTGGAATCGTCTCCCAGATCGGGCTTCCGGTGATCATCGTCGGCGCGATGGGCCTGGTCTTTGGATTGATCCTGGCCTTCGCCTCCAAGATCTTTGAAGTGCAGGTCGATCCGAGAGTGGAACAGATCATCGCCGCCCTGCCCGGAGCCAACTGCGGAGGCTGCGCCAAAGCAGGCTGCGCGGGCTACGCGGACGCGATCGTCCACGAGGGTTTGGAGATCAACCTCTGCGCCCCGGGCGGAGCAGCCGCCGCGGCAGCCATAGCCAGGATCATGGGCATGGAGGCCGGATCCGCCATCCCCAAGATCGCCGTGATCCATTGCTCCTCAGGCGGCTACGAGAACACCAACCGGAGATACGCCTACCGCGGCATTGAAAGCTGCAAATCGGCCGTGAACATCGCCGGAGGGCCCAACGCCTGCGCCTGGGGCTGCGTGGGCTACAACGACTGCCTCAGGGCCTGCAAGTTCGACGCGATCTCCATCGATGCCAGTGGAATGCGCGTCATCGACCCCGAAAAATGCACCGGCTGCGGCGCTTGCGTCAAAGCCTGCCCCCGCGGCCTCATCGACCTCGTGCCGGTCAACCGCAACGTGCACATCAACTGCTCCTCCCAGGATAAAGGCCCGCTGGCCAAACAATTATGCGGCAGCGGCCATCCCTGTATCGGCTGCGGGATCTGCTCCAAGAAATGCCCGGTCCAGGCCATCACCATCGAAAACAACCTGGCCCGGATCGATTACTCCGTCTGCATCAACTGCGGCCTCTGCGCCACGGTTTGCCCCACAGGGGCGATCCTCGACCTGCTCTGCTGCGCCCGGAAAAAAGCCGGGATCATCGACGAACTCTGCATCGGCTGCACCATCTGCGCCAAAAACTGCCCCGTGCAGGCCATTACAGGGGAAGTGAAGCAGCTGCACAAGATCGACCGGGATAAATGCGTCGGCTGCGAGATCTGCGTGCAGAAATGCCCCAAGCAGGCGATCAGGATGGTTGACTGA
- a CDS encoding OmpH family outer membrane protein, whose product MKKTLILILLGLGLVSLGFSQAAKLGYVNTDRLLLESNEAAEISRLFNLDKQNWTNQIRQLDEQIKQMERNFEIDKLTKTEAAKREAQSKIDARKAEAGRMLEEYFGEGGRAEQRYRELIDPLTLKIHNLIKKTAEDEKYTMIFDVSMGTVLYALPSLDLTDQILLELNKDTVRPTDDDFKPEEQQFPIGGETKPEDMFRDEFKPDKP is encoded by the coding sequence ATGAAAAAGACCCTGATACTCATCCTGTTGGGCTTGGGACTGGTTTCCCTGGGATTTTCCCAGGCAGCCAAGCTGGGCTATGTGAATACCGACCGCCTGCTTCTGGAAAGCAATGAAGCGGCCGAGATCTCGCGCCTGTTCAATCTGGACAAGCAAAACTGGACCAACCAGATCCGCCAGCTTGACGAACAGATCAAGCAGATGGAACGCAATTTCGAGATCGATAAACTCACCAAGACCGAGGCCGCCAAGCGCGAAGCCCAGTCCAAGATCGACGCCCGGAAGGCCGAGGCCGGCAGGATGCTGGAGGAATACTTCGGCGAAGGCGGAAGAGCGGAACAACGCTACCGCGAACTGATCGACCCCCTCACCCTCAAGATCCACAATCTGATCAAGAAGACCGCTGAGGACGAGAAATACACGATGATCTTCGACGTCAGTATGGGCACCGTCCTCTACGCCCTGCCTTCTCTGGACCTGACGGACCAGATCCTGCTTGAGCTCAACAAAGACACCGTGAGGCCCACCGACGACGATTTCAAGCCTGAGGAACAGCAGTTCCCCATTGGCGGAGAGACCAAACCCGAAGACATGTTCAGAGACGAGTTCAAACCCGACAAACCATGA
- a CDS encoding bifunctional UDP-3-O-[3-hydroxymyristoyl] N-acetylglucosamine deacetylase/3-hydroxyacyl-ACP dehydratase translates to MTEFKHTIRSEVSYTGIGLHSGEISTIRFKPAQKDEGIVFVRVDLPDKPEIPADIDHVVDISRGTTIGLKSATVGTIEHVLSAIKGLAIDNIRIEIDGPEAPVADGSPIVFLNLLRKAGLVQQDSERVYFEFDEAISFSAGEENVDIVIVPSNELKVTFMIDYKHPYLGTQYTWLPSIKHFEKEFAGARTFCFINEILQLKEMGLIKGGSLENALVIAEPDMTDAELKHLQDVFGYHEPVTVSPEGILNNHPLRYHNEFVRHKVVDLLGDIALLGMPIRGHILAARSGHKTNVELVKKLRKIQLKQELKKQYQKTDAKDVVFDINAIMRIIPHRYPFLLVDKIIDLKPSESIIGIKNVTINEPFFQGHFPGHPIMPGVLIIEGMAQTGGIILLNQLADPSQYVAYFASIDNVKFRKPVLPGDTLRYEMKVISLKKTISKMHGEAFVGSEKVAEGDFMAMLQEKNK, encoded by the coding sequence ATGACAGAGTTTAAACATACGATCCGTTCAGAAGTATCCTACACCGGGATCGGACTCCATTCCGGCGAGATCTCCACGATCCGCTTCAAACCAGCCCAGAAGGACGAAGGCATTGTTTTCGTCCGGGTCGACCTGCCCGACAAACCGGAGATCCCCGCGGACATCGACCACGTGGTGGATATATCACGCGGGACCACGATCGGCCTCAAAAGCGCCACCGTGGGAACGATCGAGCACGTCCTTTCCGCCATCAAAGGCCTGGCGATCGACAACATCCGCATCGAGATCGACGGCCCGGAAGCTCCGGTGGCGGACGGCTCGCCAATCGTTTTCCTGAATCTTCTGCGCAAAGCCGGCCTGGTGCAGCAGGATTCCGAGCGGGTCTATTTCGAATTTGACGAAGCGATCAGTTTTTCAGCCGGGGAAGAGAACGTGGATATCGTGATCGTGCCCTCCAACGAACTGAAGGTCACCTTCATGATCGATTACAAGCATCCCTATCTGGGCACCCAATATACCTGGCTGCCAAGCATCAAGCACTTCGAAAAGGAATTCGCCGGTGCCCGCACCTTCTGTTTCATCAACGAGATCCTGCAGCTCAAGGAAATGGGCCTGATCAAAGGCGGTTCGCTGGAAAACGCCCTCGTGATCGCGGAGCCGGACATGACCGACGCCGAACTGAAGCACTTGCAGGACGTTTTTGGCTACCATGAACCGGTCACCGTCTCCCCGGAAGGGATCCTGAACAACCATCCCCTGCGCTATCACAATGAATTCGTGCGCCACAAGGTGGTTGATCTCCTGGGCGATATCGCCCTGCTGGGAATGCCCATCCGGGGCCACATCCTGGCTGCCCGCAGCGGCCACAAGACCAATGTGGAACTGGTGAAAAAGCTGCGCAAGATCCAGCTCAAGCAGGAGCTTAAGAAGCAATACCAAAAAACCGACGCCAAGGACGTGGTGTTCGACATCAATGCCATCATGCGCATCATACCCCATCGCTATCCCTTCCTGCTGGTGGATAAGATCATCGACCTCAAACCCTCTGAATCCATCATCGGCATCAAGAACGTCACCATCAACGAACCCTTCTTCCAGGGCCATTTCCCCGGCCATCCGATCATGCCCGGAGTGCTCATCATCGAAGGAATGGCGCAGACAGGAGGCATTATCTTGCTCAATCAACTCGCTGACCCGTCCCAATATGTGGCCTATTTCGCCTCCATCGACAACGTCAAGTTCCGCAAACCCGTTCTGCCCGGCGATACTTTGCGCTACGAGATGAAAGTGATCTCGCTGAAGAAGACGATCTCAAAAATGCACGGCGAAGCCTTTGTCGGCTCGGAAAAGGTGGCCGAAGGCGATTTCATGGCCATGCTCCAGGAGAAGAACAAATGA
- a CDS encoding RnfABCDGE type electron transport complex subunit A has translation MGTLGQIFVLAITAIFIQNFVLARFLGLCPYLGVSKKLDSAFGMGMAVIFVMTLASAITFLIYKYLLLPYNIEYLRTLAFILTIASLVQFVEMVIQKNAPALYRSLGVYLPLITTNCAVLGVAILNVTPLADGSSYNFLFAILNGFFSGVGFTLVLLAMAGIRERLELVDMPKSMRGMPSGLILAGIMALAFYGFMGLKI, from the coding sequence ATGGGTACCCTCGGACAAATCTTCGTGCTGGCGATAACCGCCATCTTCATCCAAAACTTCGTTCTGGCAAGGTTTTTGGGCCTCTGCCCCTACCTGGGTGTCTCCAAAAAGCTGGATTCCGCCTTTGGCATGGGCATGGCCGTGATCTTCGTGATGACCCTGGCCTCGGCGATCACTTTCCTGATCTACAAATATCTGCTCCTTCCTTATAATATAGAGTATCTGCGCACCCTGGCCTTCATCCTCACCATCGCCTCTCTGGTGCAGTTTGTGGAAATGGTGATCCAAAAGAACGCCCCGGCCCTGTATCGCTCGCTGGGAGTGTATCTGCCCCTGATCACCACCAATTGCGCCGTTCTGGGCGTGGCCATCCTCAACGTGACGCCCCTGGCCGACGGATCGAGCTACAACTTCCTCTTTGCCATCCTCAACGGCTTCTTCTCCGGGGTGGGCTTCACCCTGGTGCTGCTGGCCATGGCGGGGATCCGCGAGCGCCTGGAACTGGTGGATATGCCCAAAAGCATGCGCGGCATGCCCAGCGGGTTGATCCTCGCGGGGATCATGGCTTTGGCGTTTTACGGCTTCATGGGCCTGAAGATCTAA
- the lpxA gene encoding acyl-ACP--UDP-N-acetylglucosamine O-acyltransferase: MTRIHPTAIIEAGAVIGDDCVIGPYCQIGPEVILGARNTLVSNVIVSGQTQIGLDNRFFAYAVIGTEPQDLKFTGELTGLRIGSRNTIREFVTINRSNQAAEDTVVGDNNLLMEYVHVAHNCQIGSFCVIANTVQMAGHLVISDHVTIGGATAIHQFVHIGTHAFVGGASAIKKDIAPYTRGQGNPYKTVGLNSVGLMRKGFSNESIAAIKRIYNLFYREGLNTSQALEAVDSLGELTPEQKVFADFVRNAERGLST; encoded by the coding sequence ATGACCCGCATCCACCCCACCGCGATCATCGAGGCAGGGGCCGTCATCGGCGATGATTGCGTCATCGGACCCTATTGCCAGATCGGCCCAGAAGTCATACTGGGAGCCCGAAACACCCTTGTCTCCAACGTCATCGTCTCCGGCCAGACCCAGATCGGCCTCGACAACAGGTTTTTCGCCTATGCCGTGATCGGCACCGAACCCCAGGACCTGAAATTCACAGGCGAACTCACCGGCCTGCGCATCGGCAGCAGAAACACCATCCGGGAGTTCGTGACCATCAACCGCTCCAACCAGGCCGCGGAAGACACCGTCGTTGGGGATAACAACCTCCTGATGGAATACGTCCACGTGGCCCACAATTGCCAAATCGGCTCGTTTTGTGTGATCGCCAACACGGTCCAAATGGCGGGCCATCTGGTGATCTCAGACCACGTAACGATCGGAGGCGCTACTGCCATCCACCAGTTTGTGCATATTGGGACGCACGCCTTTGTGGGAGGGGCATCCGCGATCAAAAAAGATATCGCCCCCTACACCCGCGGCCAGGGAAATCCCTATAAAACGGTCGGCCTGAACAGCGTGGGATTGATGCGCAAAGGCTTTTCCAACGAATCCATCGCCGCCATCAAGAGGATCTACAACCTCTTTTACCGAGAGGGATTGAACACCTCCCAGGCCCTGGAAGCCGTGGACTCGCTGGGAGAACTGACCCCGGAGCAAAAGGTGTTTGCCGATTTCGTCCGCAACGCGGAGCGGGGCCTATCCACCTGA